From one Chloroherpetonaceae bacterium genomic stretch:
- a CDS encoding T9SS type A sorting domain-containing protein, whose amino-acid sequence MPRMKYLFTALAILVCLSEGFGQTLPNINRPIVRVGGNISENRTFFRDTVYLIVGFTTIPANVTLTIQPGTILLSDFESKGTLITERGRDGSPAAPGAARRSGRIIANGTATDPIIFTSTRPNGQKRRGDGGGIVLNGLAPNNGPGGILVGEGNTGIHGGNTPMDTSGIFRYVRIEFGGTKITPDNEVNGWTFNSTGAGTVCEYLQAHFIADDGFEWFGGTVDGRYLVATGVDDDMFDMDNSYCGRLQFLVGVEDRALANRGYEIDNDATGSTARSTLGVLTCPTVYNVTLIGAGVARAGDDNNDGIYVRRNAQGLFWNHIVVNFGGFGFVVDGSASRGQFDRDSLFVRNSIMLNRGLLPLGTGTAKVDSLVAWGAFRAGTPAVYDTAGFYGRANAWGVRTVNPQLVGLTSAILNGTANPISGQPLDLRPQAGSPALTGGARPRNFSRFPGDNANFFDTTATFIGAFNQTTNWMSGWTVWATNATTFNLVSRVVEERALESRPTRFELSQNYPNPFNPTTNIRFSLPSSEVVTLKIYDITGREVATLINGERRAAGVYQLTYDASALASGVYLYRLQAGSFVDTKKMTLIK is encoded by the coding sequence TTGGGCAGACGCTGCCAAATATCAACCGCCCGATTGTCAGGGTGGGTGGTAACATTTCGGAAAATCGCACATTTTTTAGAGATACAGTCTACCTCATTGTAGGCTTTACGACTATTCCAGCAAACGTAACACTAACCATTCAGCCCGGCACAATTCTGCTCTCTGACTTTGAGTCAAAGGGTACACTGATTACGGAGCGTGGACGCGACGGAAGCCCAGCAGCACCTGGTGCAGCGCGCCGCAGCGGTCGAATTATTGCAAACGGCACCGCAACAGACCCAATTATTTTTACCTCCACACGCCCGAATGGTCAAAAGCGTCGCGGAGATGGAGGCGGAATTGTGTTGAATGGGTTAGCGCCCAACAACGGTCCCGGCGGTATTCTTGTCGGTGAAGGTAACACTGGTATTCATGGCGGGAATACACCAATGGATACCAGCGGCATTTTCCGCTATGTTCGCATTGAGTTTGGCGGCACAAAAATTACGCCCGACAACGAAGTAAATGGTTGGACCTTTAATAGCACAGGTGCTGGAACAGTTTGCGAATATCTGCAAGCCCACTTTATTGCGGATGACGGCTTCGAGTGGTTTGGTGGCACGGTCGACGGCAGATACTTGGTCGCAACAGGCGTCGACGACGATATGTTTGATATGGATAACTCCTACTGTGGTCGCTTGCAGTTCCTTGTCGGTGTTGAAGACCGTGCTTTGGCAAACCGTGGCTATGAGATTGACAACGATGCTACAGGCTCAACAGCTCGCTCTACACTTGGTGTCTTGACCTGTCCTACCGTCTACAATGTAACGCTCATCGGGGCGGGTGTGGCTCGAGCTGGAGATGACAACAACGACGGCATTTATGTGCGCCGTAACGCGCAAGGGCTGTTCTGGAATCACATCGTTGTGAACTTTGGCGGCTTTGGTTTCGTGGTAGATGGCTCTGCTTCTCGCGGTCAGTTTGACCGAGATTCACTCTTTGTTAGAAACTCTATTATGCTGAACCGTGGTCTCTTGCCACTGGGAACAGGCACGGCGAAAGTAGACTCACTAGTTGCTTGGGGAGCGTTCCGTGCGGGCACGCCAGCTGTTTATGATACCGCAGGCTTCTATGGCAGAGCAAATGCGTGGGGAGTTAGAACGGTCAACCCACAGCTTGTAGGCCTAACGAGCGCAATTCTTAACGGGACAGCCAATCCAATCAGTGGTCAGCCGCTCGACCTGCGTCCGCAAGCTGGCTCGCCTGCACTGACGGGCGGCGCAAGACCGCGTAACTTCTCGCGCTTCCCGGGCGACAATGCAAACTTCTTTGATACAACTGCCACATTCATTGGAGCATTCAACCAAACAACCAACTGGATGTCAGGCTGGACTGTATGGGCAACGAATGCAACGACCTTCAATCTTGTCTCGCGTGTCGTTGAAGAGAGAGCACTTGAGAGTCGCCCAACTCGCTTTGAACTCTCGCAAAACTATCCGAATCCATTTAACCCCACTACAAACATTCGTTTTAGCCTACCAAGCTCGGAAGTGGTAACGCTGAAAATCTATGACATCACAGGGCGAGAGGTCGCTACGCTCATTAACGGAGAGCGCCGTGCAGCAGGGGTCTATCAGCTTACCTACGATGCATCAGCCCTTGCTAGTGGCGTTTATCTCTATCGCTTGCAAGCAGGTTCATTTGTAGATACCAAAAAGATGACGCTAATCAAGTAA
- a CDS encoding carotenoid 1,2-hydratase: protein MQLSASLRHDVWHDLTDSGSYEWWYFDALDESQTYSFVAIWFSGFPFSPYYLRRYVQSQRSQQALCANPLEHVAFSFNLYKHGREVINFIKEGGAELFSASRNEPFARFERNVFYFDAESQTFHLNLNFEMPLRRKKVRAQLCFHIRPIEGLQQLSRFSSTSPTHAWVLASPSNDVTGELQVYDGKTWEIISFKGRGYHDHNYGRTPMNTDIEHWYWGRAHSHDFDLVYYLTTYRDRAHKPFSFLLLTQNERVLAIEDDLVATEHEHARRFFSPRYGRRFSLTNERLSFDIEHLQALDAGPFYLRFNSKFTLWREDGHAIELCGISESLHPQNLNSGLVRHLIKSKIWRAGRLSVMYTLYNFFAQLFEVGTKKILPVVPETATDE, encoded by the coding sequence ATGCAACTTTCGGCTTCACTGAGGCACGATGTCTGGCACGACCTCACCGACTCTGGTTCATATGAATGGTGGTATTTTGATGCCCTTGATGAAAGCCAGACTTACTCCTTTGTCGCGATTTGGTTCTCGGGCTTTCCCTTCTCACCGTATTATTTAAGGCGATATGTGCAGTCTCAGCGGTCTCAGCAAGCCTTGTGCGCCAACCCACTTGAGCATGTCGCATTCAGTTTCAACCTATATAAGCACGGCAGAGAAGTCATCAATTTCATCAAAGAAGGGGGAGCGGAGCTATTTTCTGCCTCGCGCAACGAACCGTTTGCTCGCTTTGAGCGCAATGTGTTTTATTTTGATGCAGAAAGCCAGACCTTCCACTTGAACCTAAATTTTGAGATGCCATTGCGGCGCAAAAAAGTGCGTGCGCAGCTCTGCTTTCATATTCGCCCAATTGAAGGCTTGCAGCAACTTTCTCGCTTTTCTTCTACCTCGCCGACACATGCTTGGGTGCTGGCGTCTCCCTCTAACGACGTAACAGGGGAACTACAAGTCTATGACGGCAAAACGTGGGAAATTATTTCCTTCAAGGGGCGAGGGTATCACGACCACAACTACGGACGCACGCCGATGAACACCGATATTGAGCATTGGTATTGGGGGCGCGCACATTCGCACGACTTTGATTTGGTCTACTACCTGACGACCTACCGAGATAGAGCGCACAAACCATTCAGCTTTCTTTTGCTCACACAAAATGAGCGCGTGCTGGCAATTGAAGATGACCTCGTTGCAACAGAACACGAGCATGCGCGGCGATTCTTTTCGCCACGCTACGGTCGCCGATTTTCCCTTACAAACGAGCGCCTCTCATTCGATATTGAGCACTTGCAAGCGCTAGATGCAGGGCCGTTCTACCTACGCTTCAATTCTAAGTTCACGCTCTGGCGCGAAGATGGGCATGCGATTGAGCTCTGTGGGATTTCTGAGTCATTACATCCGCAAAACCTAAACTCAGGTTTAGTGCGGCACCTTATCAAGAGCAAAATTTGGCGGGCAGGGAGACTGTCGGTGATGTACACACTCTACAACTTTTTTGCTCAGCTGTTTGAGGTCGGAACGAAAAAAATTCTGCCCGTTGTTCCAGAGACAGCCACGGACGAATGA
- a CDS encoding Rieske (2Fe-2S) protein, with amino-acid sequence MAQIVRGEYDRSKRLAVISETDQERREAVEQAQKAVQEGAATMGTGRRDVLNIIVGALATAFILPVLYVIGRFVVPPERKKKEETSVVVAKTSDVPPNTGKIVLFNNQKLLLMNVGGEYKAISAICTHLQCIVQWKQDEQVVWCACHNAKYTSDGEKISGPQPAGLAKYVVKVKDDNIVVEKA; translated from the coding sequence ATGGCTCAAATTGTCAGAGGCGAATATGACCGCTCAAAGCGCCTTGCTGTAATTTCTGAGACTGACCAAGAGCGTCGTGAAGCGGTCGAGCAGGCACAAAAAGCTGTCCAAGAAGGCGCTGCAACAATGGGAACAGGTCGGCGCGATGTGCTGAACATTATCGTGGGGGCTTTGGCGACCGCATTTATCCTCCCTGTGCTCTATGTGATTGGTCGCTTCGTCGTTCCGCCTGAGCGCAAAAAGAAGGAGGAAACTTCTGTCGTGGTAGCAAAAACTTCAGACGTTCCACCTAATACAGGCAAAATCGTGCTCTTCAACAATCAGAAGCTGCTCCTGATGAATGTGGGAGGCGAGTATAAGGCTATCTCGGCTATCTGCACGCACCTGCAGTGCATTGTGCAGTGGAAACAAGATGAGCAAGTCGTCTGGTGCGCATGCCACAATGCCAAATACACCAGTGACGGCGAAAAAATCTCTGGCCCGCAGCCGGCAGGACTCGCCAAATATGTGGTAAAAGTTAAAGACGATAACATTGTGGTCGAAAAAGCATAA
- a CDS encoding cytochrome bc complex cytochrome b subunit has translation MAELVSTKNPTTQTAAAGSGAATANGASKGSGLQEWLNVRIGSMTYAIDYLSKKAVPIHRHSIWYYFGGLTLFFFVIQIITGLLLLLYYKPTEKEAFDSFVYIQKEVAFGWLIRQVHSWSANLMTLMMFIHMFSAYFMKAYRKPRELMWLTGFVLCLLTLGLGFTGYLLPWNELAFFATQVGISIPGTIGSMPLIGQYIGPFVTEITAKVLGADIVMIDGKPIPQVTGDTLTRMFGFHVVLLPGITLLVLSAHLLLVQTLGNSVPIGYRERGLVKGEEPFFPNFLMKDFIGWMIGFAVLIFLAVMFPWEIGVKLDPVNSAPSPEIKPEWYFWAQFQFLKQVPGWVAAIFLGAAVVVWALVPFLDKKASREEKSPAFTIFGILTLAFFLFESFLVYYNYSLTHKHGPWF, from the coding sequence ATGGCAGAACTTGTCTCAACCAAGAATCCAACAACGCAGACTGCGGCAGCTGGCAGTGGTGCAGCCACTGCAAACGGTGCTTCTAAGGGATCTGGCTTGCAGGAGTGGCTCAATGTGCGCATTGGGTCAATGACCTATGCAATTGACTACCTTAGCAAAAAAGCTGTGCCAATTCACCGTCATTCTATCTGGTACTACTTCGGTGGACTCACGCTCTTCTTTTTCGTTATCCAAATCATTACCGGGTTGCTGCTCCTGCTTTACTACAAGCCCACCGAAAAGGAAGCATTTGACTCTTTCGTTTATATCCAAAAAGAGGTCGCCTTTGGTTGGCTGATTCGTCAGGTGCATAGCTGGTCAGCAAACCTGATGACACTGATGATGTTTATCCATATGTTCAGCGCATACTTTATGAAAGCCTATCGCAAACCACGCGAGCTGATGTGGCTAACAGGCTTTGTGCTGTGTCTTCTGACGCTGGGTTTAGGCTTTACAGGATACTTGCTCCCTTGGAATGAACTGGCCTTCTTTGCGACGCAAGTCGGCATCTCAATTCCAGGGACTATCGGCAGTATGCCGTTGATTGGTCAGTATATCGGACCGTTTGTAACGGAGATAACTGCCAAAGTTTTAGGCGCAGACATTGTGATGATTGATGGTAAGCCTATTCCGCAGGTAACAGGCGACACGCTGACGCGAATGTTTGGCTTCCATGTTGTCTTGCTGCCTGGCATTACCTTGCTGGTGCTCTCTGCGCATCTGCTCCTTGTGCAGACATTGGGCAACTCTGTGCCAATTGGTTACCGCGAGCGCGGTCTAGTCAAAGGCGAAGAGCCATTTTTCCCGAACTTCCTGATGAAAGACTTTATTGGCTGGATGATTGGTTTTGCCGTGCTCATTTTCCTTGCCGTAATGTTCCCATGGGAGATTGGCGTCAAGCTCGACCCAGTCAATTCTGCACCAAGCCCTGAAATTAAACCAGAATGGTATTTCTGGGCACAGTTCCAATTCCTAAAGCAAGTGCCGGGCTGGGTTGCCGCAATTTTCTTAGGTGCGGCAGTTGTTGTGTGGGCACTCGTGCCTTTTCTTGATAAGAAAGCCTCACGTGAAGAGAAAAGCCCCGCTTTCACCATCTTTGGTATCTTAACACTGGCATTTTTCCTCTTTGAGTCGTTCCTTGTCTACTACAACTATTCGCTCACGCACAAGCACGGACCTTGGTTCTAA
- the fbp gene encoding class 1 fructose-bisphosphatase, translated as MAELITIERHILEQQRNFPGASGELTQLLYDITFAAKLVRREVIRAGLVDILGSAGSTNIQGEEVKKLDKFAHEKFIQGIGHHGRFAVMASEESDDIIIPPVESSGKYVLLFDPLDGSSNIDANVSVGTIFSIYKRKSPVGTPATVQDCLQRGLEQVAAGYVIYGSSVMLVYTTGQGVHGFTLDPTIGEFLLSHPNITIPKRGKIYSINEGYYRYFFDGIKKYIKYLQQEDKATNRPYSGRYIGSLVADFHRNLLYGGIFIYPRTKKAPEGKLRLLYEANPLAFVCEQAGGRATDGYRRILEIVPEKLHQRTPLFIGSEEDVKIAEEFEQGLREVEHDRELIPSMLAEVSRAESTLLR; from the coding sequence ATGGCTGAGCTGATTACAATTGAGCGCCATATTCTCGAGCAGCAGCGCAATTTTCCGGGCGCTAGCGGTGAGCTGACCCAACTGCTTTACGACATAACCTTTGCTGCCAAGTTAGTCCGCCGTGAAGTCATTCGCGCAGGACTGGTCGATATTCTGGGGTCTGCAGGCTCTACCAACATACAGGGCGAAGAAGTCAAAAAGCTGGACAAGTTCGCTCATGAGAAGTTCATTCAAGGGATTGGGCATCATGGACGTTTTGCGGTGATGGCATCTGAAGAAAGTGATGATATTATCATTCCGCCAGTAGAATCATCTGGCAAATATGTCCTGCTCTTTGACCCACTCGATGGTTCTTCAAACATTGATGCAAACGTAAGTGTCGGAACCATTTTCTCTATCTACAAACGCAAATCACCTGTAGGCACACCTGCAACCGTGCAAGACTGTCTGCAGCGTGGCTTAGAACAAGTCGCAGCCGGCTATGTGATTTATGGCTCTTCTGTAATGTTAGTCTATACGACAGGGCAAGGCGTGCACGGTTTTACCTTAGACCCGACGATTGGTGAGTTCCTACTGTCGCATCCCAACATCACGATTCCAAAGCGCGGCAAAATTTACTCAATTAACGAGGGCTACTACCGATATTTCTTTGACGGTATCAAGAAGTATATCAAATACCTTCAACAAGAAGACAAAGCCACCAATCGTCCCTATTCGGGGCGGTATATTGGTTCGCTGGTTGCAGATTTCCATCGCAATTTGCTCTACGGAGGGATTTTCATCTATCCGCGCACGAAAAAAGCGCCAGAGGGGAAACTTCGTTTGCTCTATGAAGCAAATCCACTGGCCTTTGTATGCGAGCAAGCTGGCGGACGCGCCACAGATGGATACAGACGCATTTTGGAAATCGTGCCTGAAAAGCTGCATCAGCGCACGCCACTCTTCATTGGCAGCGAAGAAGATGTCAAGATTGCGGAAGAATTTGAGCAAGGCTTGCGAGAAGTGGAGCACGACCGTGAGCTAATTCCAAGTATGCTGGCTGAAGTCTCACGTGCAGAATCGACGTTGCTACGCTGA
- the rplM gene encoding 50S ribosomal protein L13 produces MKLDTQSFRTYSAKPLEVPRKWYLVNAEGKTLGRLVSRIAAILRGKHKPQFTPHIDTGDFVVVINAEKVKLTGSKPQKKLYYHNTLYPGGARWEKFADILQRKPERIIEDAVWGMLPKNNLGRKIYKKLKVYAGPNHPHAAQKPEPLEIS; encoded by the coding sequence ATGAAGCTAGACACACAGAGTTTTCGCACCTATTCAGCGAAGCCACTTGAAGTGCCTCGCAAATGGTATCTGGTGAATGCAGAGGGCAAGACTTTAGGACGACTGGTCTCTCGCATTGCTGCAATTTTGCGCGGCAAGCATAAGCCACAATTTACGCCGCATATTGATACGGGCGATTTTGTAGTGGTCATCAATGCTGAGAAAGTAAAACTAACAGGCTCAAAGCCGCAAAAGAAGTTGTATTACCATAACACGCTCTATCCGGGCGGCGCACGCTGGGAAAAATTTGCAGACATTCTGCAAAGGAAGCCCGAGCGCATTATTGAGGACGCCGTGTGGGGAATGCTGCCCAAGAACAACTTAGGGCGAAAAATCTATAAGAAGTTAAAAGTCTATGCAGGACCCAATCACCCACACGCAGCACAAAAACCTGAACCTCTTGAAATTTCGTAA
- the rpsI gene encoding 30S ribosomal protein S9, with protein sequence MPEIIATVGRRKTAVARAFVKAGSGKILINDRPIENYFPVEEQRNDALKPLSVTDNLGKFDIKVNVKGGGVSGQVGAVRLAIARALVEYDENLRPTLRKDGLLTRDPRMVERKKYGRRKARRRFQFSKR encoded by the coding sequence ATGCCTGAGATAATAGCAACCGTTGGGCGACGCAAAACGGCAGTTGCCCGTGCATTCGTGAAAGCAGGAAGCGGAAAGATTCTGATTAACGACCGTCCAATTGAGAATTACTTTCCCGTAGAGGAACAACGCAACGATGCCTTGAAACCACTGTCCGTAACGGATAATCTGGGCAAGTTTGACATCAAGGTGAATGTAAAGGGAGGAGGCGTAAGTGGTCAGGTTGGAGCGGTGCGCCTTGCAATTGCGCGCGCATTAGTCGAGTATGATGAAAATTTAAGGCCGACACTACGCAAGGACGGTTTACTGACACGCGACCCAAGAATGGTTGAGCGCAAAAAATACGGTCGCCGTAAAGCACGTCGCCGCTTCCAATTCTCGAAGCGCTAA
- the rpsB gene encoding 30S ribosomal protein S2 → MPRLQIEDLLKAGAHFGHLTRRWNPKMKPYIFMEKNGIHIIDLKKTVQMAEDALNAVEAIASTGKDILFVGTKKQAKAIIAEQAERCGMPYVSERWLGGMLTNFSTIRQSIRRLNAIERMENDGTFDIITKKERLMLTREKEKLLKVLGGITEMTRLPAALYVVDVKKEHIAVKEANLLGIPVVAMVDTNCDPELVTHIIPANDDSIRSIELITTAVADAILNATTAQKEEDTEEVEAEEK, encoded by the coding sequence ATGCCTAGACTTCAAATTGAAGACCTGCTCAAAGCCGGTGCGCACTTTGGTCATCTGACCCGCCGATGGAACCCCAAAATGAAGCCGTATATCTTTATGGAGAAGAACGGCATTCATATCATTGATTTGAAAAAGACTGTGCAGATGGCAGAAGATGCGCTGAATGCGGTAGAAGCAATTGCCAGCACTGGTAAAGATATTCTCTTTGTGGGCACAAAGAAGCAAGCCAAAGCGATTATCGCAGAGCAAGCGGAGCGCTGCGGAATGCCATACGTCTCAGAACGCTGGTTAGGGGGAATGCTCACAAACTTCTCGACGATTCGCCAAAGCATTCGCCGCCTCAATGCAATTGAGCGAATGGAAAATGACGGCACTTTCGACATTATCACCAAAAAAGAGCGCCTGATGCTTACGCGCGAAAAAGAAAAGCTGCTAAAGGTGCTGGGCGGCATTACAGAAATGACACGCTTGCCTGCTGCGCTGTATGTGGTCGATGTCAAGAAAGAACACATTGCTGTGAAGGAAGCTAACCTCCTGGGCATTCCTGTCGTGGCAATGGTCGATACCAACTGTGACCCTGAACTGGTTACGCACATTATCCCTGCAAATGATGACTCAATTCGCTCGATTGAACTTATCACAACCGCTGTAGCTGATGCAATTTTGAATGCCACGACAGCACAAAAAGAAGAGGACACTGAAGAAGTCGAAGCAGAAGAGAAATGA
- the tsf gene encoding translation elongation factor Ts, translating to MAEISAKLVKELRDRTGAGMADCKKALEATEGDMEAAIKWLRERGAAAAAKRADREAKEGIIAVAQTDDKKAAAMVEVNCETDFVARSEAFVNFANEVAALALKYRTKTREALLELTMGGEFNTSVAKAAEIMVGKVGEKVEISRVALLEAQEGIVVAYTHPGAKLASLVHLSGLNGKDDSIAKDIAMQVAAAAPVALDRKSVPKEMIEREAEIYRQQALNEKKPEAVIERIVAGRIEKMYQDVALLEQPFIKDSSKTVTEVLKEASERLQATLTVHQFVRFQLGEKG from the coding sequence ATGGCAGAAATTTCAGCAAAGCTCGTCAAGGAACTGCGCGACAGAACAGGCGCAGGAATGGCAGATTGCAAAAAAGCGCTTGAGGCAACTGAGGGCGATATGGAGGCTGCAATTAAGTGGCTGCGAGAGCGTGGAGCCGCTGCAGCTGCCAAGCGTGCTGACCGAGAAGCCAAAGAAGGCATTATTGCCGTGGCACAAACGGACGATAAGAAAGCAGCAGCAATGGTTGAAGTAAACTGCGAAACAGACTTCGTTGCGCGAAGTGAGGCATTCGTGAATTTTGCAAATGAAGTCGCAGCCTTAGCCTTGAAGTATCGCACAAAGACACGAGAAGCACTGTTGGAACTCACAATGGGCGGTGAGTTCAATACCAGCGTAGCGAAAGCGGCTGAGATTATGGTCGGTAAGGTAGGTGAGAAAGTTGAAATCAGCCGTGTAGCACTTTTGGAAGCGCAGGAGGGCATAGTTGTGGCCTACACGCACCCTGGTGCAAAGCTGGCATCGCTGGTGCATCTGTCAGGCCTAAATGGCAAAGATGACTCTATTGCGAAAGATATTGCGATGCAAGTGGCTGCAGCCGCACCAGTTGCCTTAGACCGAAAAAGTGTGCCTAAGGAAATGATTGAAAGAGAAGCAGAGATTTATCGGCAGCAGGCGCTAAACGAAAAGAAGCCAGAGGCTGTGATTGAAAGAATTGTAGCAGGTAGAATTGAGAAGATGTATCAAGACGTGGCACTGCTTGAGCAGCCGTTCATCAAGGATAGCAGCAAAACTGTAACAGAAGTGCTCAAAGAGGCGTCTGAGCGCCTACAAGCTACGCTCACCGTGCATCAATTTGTGCGGTTTCAATTAGGCGAAAAGGGATAA
- the pyrH gene encoding UMP kinase has product MSALKYKRILLKLSGESLMGDKGYGIDGEVLNKFAAEIAEVHELGVEVAIVIGGGNIFRGVSKAAEYMDRVQADHMGMLATVINALALQDALERRGVFTRLQTAIKMEQIAEPFIRRRAIRHLEKRRVVIFGAGTGNPYFTTDTAAALRAIEIEADVIIKGTRVNGIYAEDPEKNPSAQFFPKITYLDVLRKNLRVMDLTAITLCQENMLPIVVMNMNIEGNLKRLIIGEEVGSLVN; this is encoded by the coding sequence ATGTCAGCACTCAAATACAAACGAATTTTGCTCAAGCTCAGTGGCGAATCTCTAATGGGTGATAAGGGCTATGGTATTGATGGAGAAGTGCTAAATAAATTCGCTGCAGAGATTGCCGAAGTGCACGAGTTGGGCGTAGAAGTGGCAATTGTAATTGGCGGTGGGAATATCTTTCGCGGCGTCTCTAAGGCTGCCGAGTATATGGACCGTGTTCAGGCGGACCATATGGGTATGCTGGCAACTGTGATTAATGCGCTTGCACTGCAAGATGCATTGGAGCGGCGAGGCGTCTTTACGCGCCTACAGACCGCTATCAAAATGGAACAAATTGCTGAGCCATTTATTCGTCGCCGTGCAATTCGACACTTGGAAAAGCGACGTGTAGTAATTTTTGGTGCAGGCACAGGTAATCCTTACTTCACAACCGACACTGCGGCAGCCTTGCGTGCAATTGAAATTGAAGCTGATGTAATCATTAAAGGCACGCGCGTCAACGGCATCTACGCTGAAGATCCAGAGAAAAATCCATCTGCGCAATTCTTCCCAAAAATTACCTACCTTGATGTCTTACGCAAAAATTTGCGTGTAATGGATCTGACAGCTATTACGCTTTGCCAAGAAAACATGCTCCCCATCGTGGTGATGAATATGAACATAGAGGGTAACCTTAAACGGCTCATCATCGGAGAAGAGGTGGGGAGTCTGGTGAACTAA
- a CDS encoding SLBB domain-containing protein, whose amino-acid sequence MKVCQKLRHWYCLIVTNRLWHTLNTLALLLLFSCLQAQTLEPQLWPRTPTATLDTALLFGAVRSTPAVASQALAPPNYTVNAGDGLFIGIYSQTYTSYQLTVTPEGKIILPRVGELEVKNLTIPELKARLTAMLSKTYKRAEVSVALVSLRSFEVEILGETLYPTKVRVSAAERISDALAKSGVVLRTASLRQITLRRSNPDTTMQLDLLPYYRLLETRDNHYLREGDVIFLTRRVDSIRVVGEVRYPGSYEFHPSDSLYRAIAFAGGVLESAYLDSVEIIRYTDDRLSRKSLFVSIKGFPSNANVPLQRGDIVVVRRIPKIFPEETVELRGEVRFPGIYRIEPKKTRLLDVIQAAGGFTKEASLEEAAIVRPSAARTLDPKAFVSDNPDDDDAQYLKARMRERPGKMSVNFKTLMQEKVESENIVLEPNDIIEVPRFQNYINVIGRVIEPGNVEYQPNLTIKDYIALAGGLGKRADEGRISVIKPNTGDVIEASKVKVLEPGDTILVPELPRKTWLQSAWEIFRDGVVVIGSIATTTLVILTIIRGQ is encoded by the coding sequence ATGAAAGTTTGCCAAAAATTAAGACACTGGTATTGCCTAATTGTAACTAACCGACTTTGGCATACACTCAATACGCTCGCCTTGCTCCTGCTGTTTTCGTGCTTGCAGGCACAAACGCTCGAGCCGCAACTTTGGCCACGCACACCCACTGCTACACTGGATACGGCATTGCTATTTGGCGCAGTGCGTAGCACACCGGCCGTTGCATCGCAAGCCTTAGCACCGCCGAATTACACCGTCAATGCAGGTGATGGGCTGTTTATCGGCATCTATTCCCAGACTTACACATCTTATCAGCTGACCGTAACGCCAGAAGGTAAAATCATTTTACCGCGAGTTGGCGAACTGGAGGTAAAAAATCTCACTATCCCAGAGCTGAAAGCACGGCTGACGGCGATGCTAAGCAAGACATACAAGCGTGCTGAGGTAAGCGTGGCTCTCGTGTCGCTACGCAGCTTTGAGGTTGAAATTTTGGGCGAGACACTCTACCCAACTAAGGTGCGTGTAAGCGCCGCCGAACGTATCTCTGATGCCTTAGCAAAGAGCGGGGTCGTGCTGCGAACAGCATCTTTACGACAAATTACCCTGCGGCGCAGTAACCCTGATACCACGATGCAATTAGACCTTTTGCCATACTATCGGCTGCTGGAAACAAGAGACAATCACTATCTCAGAGAAGGGGATGTGATATTTCTCACACGGCGCGTGGATAGCATCAGAGTAGTGGGTGAGGTACGATATCCGGGTAGCTATGAGTTTCATCCAAGCGATTCACTGTATCGGGCAATTGCGTTTGCAGGAGGGGTGTTAGAGTCTGCCTACTTAGATTCGGTCGAGATTATCCGATACACGGACGATAGGCTTTCCCGAAAAAGTTTGTTTGTGAGCATCAAGGGCTTTCCGAGCAATGCAAATGTGCCGCTTCAGCGAGGCGATATTGTGGTCGTGCGGCGCATTCCTAAGATTTTTCCAGAGGAAACGGTAGAACTGCGTGGAGAAGTTCGCTTTCCTGGCATTTACCGCATTGAGCCGAAAAAAACACGCCTCCTTGATGTGATTCAGGCTGCGGGTGGTTTCACCAAAGAAGCATCGCTCGAGGAAGCAGCTATTGTACGTCCCTCTGCGGCTCGCACCCTAGACCCCAAAGCCTTCGTGAGCGATAACCCCGACGACGATGATGCACAGTATCTTAAAGCACGCATGCGCGAGCGTCCGGGCAAAATGTCCGTCAACTTCAAGACATTGATGCAGGAAAAAGTCGAGTCGGAAAACATTGTCTTAGAGCCGAATGATATTATTGAAGTGCCGCGCTTCCAAAATTATATCAATGTGATTGGGCGTGTGATTGAACCTGGCAATGTGGAGTATCAGCCGAACCTAACCATCAAAGATTACATTGCGCTGGCAGGTGGGTTAGGCAAGCGTGCCGATGAAGGACGCATCAGCGTCATTAAGCCAAATACAGGCGATGTGATTGAAGCAAGCAAAGTCAAGGTCTTGGAGCCAGGCGACACGATTTTAGTGCCTGAGCTGCCGCGTAAGACTTGGCTGCAGTCAGCTTGGGAGATTTTTCGGGATGGAGTAGTGGTCATCGGAAGCATTGCAACCACCACACTGGTGATTCTTACGATCATTCGAGGACAGTAA